One genomic segment of Blastopirellula marina includes these proteins:
- a CDS encoding ABC transporter ATP-binding protein, whose amino-acid sequence MSAIEFRQLEKRFSPDSLVLAVDTLDIPAGEFVSLVGPSGCGKSTLLRLVANLDQPTAGQLTLVDGQASERAFVFQDANLIPWRTAWENIQLPLELRGKLSHDDRNAIDTAIAMVGLRVEDSRKFPRMLSGGMRMRVSLARALVTQPSILLMDEPFAALDDLLRNQLNEQLLDLWQQQKWTTLFVTHNVAEAVFLSQRILVMHAQPGRIVADMEVPFAYPRRSQLRSDPDFARFCGQVMGKLAGVAAL is encoded by the coding sequence GTGTCTGCCATTGAATTTCGTCAACTGGAGAAGCGTTTCTCGCCGGACTCGTTGGTCCTGGCGGTCGATACGCTCGATATCCCGGCGGGGGAGTTTGTATCCCTTGTGGGGCCCTCGGGTTGTGGGAAATCGACACTGCTGCGATTGGTGGCCAATCTCGACCAGCCCACCGCCGGCCAATTGACGCTAGTCGATGGTCAGGCCAGCGAGCGGGCGTTCGTTTTCCAGGATGCAAACCTCATCCCCTGGAGGACGGCTTGGGAGAACATTCAGTTACCACTCGAGCTCCGAGGGAAGCTATCTCATGACGACCGAAACGCGATCGATACCGCGATTGCGATGGTCGGGCTGCGAGTGGAAGATTCTCGAAAATTTCCCCGAATGCTTTCCGGCGGGATGCGGATGCGGGTCTCGCTGGCCCGGGCCTTGGTCACGCAGCCCAGCATTCTGCTAATGGACGAACCGTTCGCCGCGCTGGATGACCTCTTGCGGAACCAACTCAACGAGCAACTGCTCGACCTCTGGCAGCAGCAGAAGTGGACGACCCTCTTCGTCACGCATAACGTTGCCGAGGCGGTCTTCCTGAGCCAACGCATCCTGGTCATGCATGCCCAGCCAGGTCGCATTGTGGCCGACATGGAAGTTCCCTTCGCTTACCCACGCCGCAGTCAGCTTCGCAGCGATCCGGACTTTGCCCGCTTCTGTGGCCAGGTGATGGGCAAACTGGCAGGAGTCGCCGCGTTATGA
- a CDS encoding DUF1552 domain-containing protein: protein MKMQPTRRHFLKGLGLAVALPAMESLMPGTAQAATAAKTATTAAGDPLRSAFLYVPNGVNVEKWFPTGTGKDYKLNATMQPLEGLRGDFQVVSGLAHQHGFAGKDGAGDHARAHASFLTGARPKKTAGSDIEVGISIDQEMAKSLGHETRLPSLELSCDGARKSGSCDSGYSCAYQFNLSWRSPNTPMAAESNPRLVFERLFGRGNGDERQRNFDQRMAERRSVLDFVMGETKTMSKQLGRNDVKKLDEYLTGVREIEQRIQNAEKFRDLPEAAMDAPSGIPKEYADHMRLMFDLLALSFQTDSTRVASFMLAHDGSNRSFREIGVSEGHHSLSHHKNEKETLEKIAKVDHFYVTQLAYFLEKLKSLKDPSGASVLDNSMIVYGSGLCDGNRHNHDNLPVILAGKGGGTFETGRHVQLDVKQRTPMSNLFVTMMDRMGIREPEFGDSTGPLTVI from the coding sequence ATGAAGATGCAACCTACCCGCCGCCATTTCCTCAAAGGACTCGGTCTGGCTGTGGCTCTACCTGCCATGGAAAGCCTGATGCCAGGCACCGCCCAGGCTGCCACCGCCGCCAAAACGGCCACCACTGCCGCTGGCGATCCTTTGCGATCGGCCTTCCTGTACGTCCCTAACGGGGTGAACGTCGAGAAATGGTTCCCCACCGGAACCGGCAAGGACTACAAACTCAACGCAACCATGCAGCCGCTGGAAGGTCTTCGCGGCGACTTCCAGGTCGTCAGCGGTTTGGCTCACCAGCACGGCTTTGCCGGGAAAGATGGTGCCGGCGACCATGCCCGGGCACACGCATCCTTCCTGACGGGAGCCCGCCCGAAAAAGACCGCCGGTTCCGATATCGAAGTCGGTATCTCCATCGATCAAGAGATGGCCAAGTCGCTCGGTCACGAAACCCGCTTGCCGTCGTTGGAACTGTCGTGCGATGGTGCCCGCAAGTCTGGCTCGTGCGACTCGGGCTATTCGTGTGCTTACCAGTTCAATCTTTCGTGGCGTAGCCCAAACACGCCCATGGCTGCCGAATCGAACCCACGCCTGGTATTCGAGCGTCTGTTTGGTCGTGGCAATGGGGACGAACGTCAACGCAACTTCGATCAGCGGATGGCCGAGCGCCGCTCGGTGCTCGACTTCGTGATGGGTGAAACCAAGACGATGTCCAAGCAACTGGGCCGCAACGACGTGAAGAAACTGGACGAGTACCTGACCGGCGTTCGTGAAATCGAACAGCGGATTCAGAATGCCGAGAAGTTCCGCGATCTGCCCGAAGCAGCCATGGATGCCCCGAGCGGTATCCCCAAGGAGTACGCCGACCACATGAGGCTGATGTTCGACCTGCTCGCGTTGTCGTTCCAGACCGACTCGACCCGCGTCGCTTCGTTCATGCTGGCTCACGACGGCAGCAACCGCAGCTTCCGCGAAATCGGTGTTTCCGAAGGGCATCATAGCCTGTCGCATCACAAGAACGAGAAGGAAACGCTGGAGAAGATCGCCAAGGTCGACCACTTCTACGTCACTCAGTTGGCTTACTTCCTCGAGAAGCTCAAGTCGCTGAAAGACCCATCGGGTGCTTCGGTGCTGGACAACTCGATGATCGTCTACGGCAGCGGCCTTTGCGATGGCAACCGCCACAACCACGACAACCTGCCGGTGATCCTGGCTGGTAAGGGGGGCGGCACTTTCGAGACCGGTCGCCACGTGCAGCTCGACGTGAAACAGCGTACGCCGATGTCGAACCTGTTTGTCACAATGATGGACCGCATGGGCATCCGAGAACCCGAATTCGGCGACTCGACCGGCCCACTGACGGTCATCTAA
- a CDS encoding ABC transporter permease: MKEDRFSWKTIVLPLMVLVLTIGLWQAIIVVSGLEPYILPGPLDVGKTMWLRGDALFHYSLRTGMVAISGFLISVVLGVSVSLLFSQSSIIRQSGYPYAIFFQTVPIVAVAPLVIAIFGYGVLSVIVVTTMISLFPIITATTTGLITVDQGLLDLFRVNKATRWQILWKLQFPGSLRYLLTGMKTSAGLAVVGAIVGEFFAGHSSGHQGLGYFILVSQNQINTTSLFAGTICSTLLGVVVFATISLLGRLLLGRWVGEGSP, encoded by the coding sequence ATGAAGGAAGACCGTTTCAGCTGGAAAACAATCGTGTTGCCGCTAATGGTGTTGGTGCTGACCATTGGCCTGTGGCAGGCGATCATCGTCGTCAGCGGGCTCGAACCGTACATCCTGCCAGGCCCGCTGGATGTCGGCAAAACGATGTGGCTGCGTGGCGATGCGCTCTTTCACTATTCGCTGCGGACCGGCATGGTGGCGATCAGTGGGTTTCTGATTTCGGTCGTGCTGGGGGTGAGCGTGTCGCTGCTGTTTTCGCAGTCGTCGATCATTCGCCAAAGCGGTTACCCTTACGCGATCTTCTTTCAAACGGTACCGATCGTGGCGGTCGCTCCGCTGGTGATCGCGATCTTCGGATACGGTGTGCTGAGCGTGATTGTGGTGACGACAATGATCAGCCTGTTTCCGATCATCACCGCGACGACTACCGGCTTGATTACCGTCGACCAGGGGCTGCTTGACTTGTTTCGGGTAAACAAAGCGACCCGTTGGCAGATTCTGTGGAAGCTGCAATTTCCCGGATCGCTGCGGTACCTGCTGACCGGTATGAAAACGAGTGCCGGGCTGGCGGTTGTGGGGGCGATCGTTGGTGAGTTCTTCGCCGGGCATTCGAGTGGCCATCAAGGGCTGGGTTATTTTATTCTCGTCTCGCAAAACCAAATTAACACGACGAGCCTGTTCGCCGGGACGATATGCAGTACGCTGTTGGG
- a CDS encoding DUF1592 domain-containing protein, giving the protein MQRLSLIAIFVLTAAVNDSIAAETKQPTADFSKIQPVLENYCYGCHGHGADEGGVVLDTLHENPEAAQKTWVAVLKNMRSQTMPPADQDQPTIEERELVGKWIQTNIFKLDPKNPDPGRVTIRRLNRDEYRYTIEDLFGYRYKVDENFPPDDTGYGFDTIGDVLSMSPLMTEKYFDAAQEIVREVVPTQDKNSTMYKRVFFDGPPPEGEKEREEYARKILKHFSSKAFRRPVPDETLDRLVAIQKQISSLPDRSFEQGISQAFAAMLISPQFLYRAEIQPEPNNPGKVVNVDEYALASRLSYFLWSSLPDYELTKLASEGKLRENLHAQVDRMLDNPKSQRFIQRFVGQWLQAQDVEGLSIDPRRALELRDLGDAQRIFSRTVRQSMRQETEMLFEYILKENRSAGELLTANYTFLNEPLAKFYGLEDIKDLDKNRLKKVDLPEDSKRGGILTQGTFLVVTSNPTRTSPVKRGLFILDNILGSPPPPAPPNVPALEAVRQRGQKLTMREQMQLHASEGLCKSCHARMDPLGLSLEKFTYIGQFQEEDDGQPIETAGKLITGEEFASVKELSQVLANERKIDFYRCLTEKLLTYALGRGLEYYDTPSIDIIVDEMLANDGKLRDTIHTLIDSAPFQKRRGDGDLLSSAN; this is encoded by the coding sequence ATGCAACGACTTTCCCTCATTGCGATCTTCGTACTCACGGCTGCTGTCAACGATAGCATTGCCGCCGAGACGAAACAGCCCACCGCCGACTTCTCGAAGATTCAACCCGTCTTAGAGAACTACTGCTATGGGTGTCACGGACATGGTGCCGACGAAGGTGGCGTCGTGCTCGATACGCTGCACGAGAATCCCGAGGCCGCTCAAAAGACCTGGGTCGCCGTGCTGAAGAACATGCGTTCGCAAACCATGCCCCCGGCCGACCAGGATCAACCGACGATCGAAGAACGCGAACTGGTAGGCAAGTGGATTCAAACGAACATCTTCAAGCTCGATCCTAAGAACCCGGATCCAGGCCGCGTGACGATCCGCCGCTTGAACCGGGACGAATACCGCTACACGATCGAAGACCTCTTCGGTTACCGCTACAAGGTCGACGAGAACTTCCCGCCAGACGACACCGGCTACGGTTTCGACACGATCGGCGATGTGCTTTCGATGTCGCCGCTGATGACCGAGAAATATTTCGACGCGGCGCAAGAGATCGTCCGCGAAGTCGTTCCGACCCAAGACAAGAACAGCACGATGTACAAGCGGGTCTTCTTCGATGGTCCTCCGCCGGAAGGTGAGAAGGAACGTGAAGAGTACGCTCGCAAGATTTTGAAGCACTTCAGCTCGAAAGCCTTCCGCCGCCCTGTGCCGGATGAAACGCTCGACCGCCTGGTCGCCATTCAGAAACAGATCAGCTCGCTGCCAGACCGTTCGTTCGAGCAAGGAATTTCGCAGGCCTTCGCTGCTATGTTGATTTCGCCCCAGTTCCTTTACCGGGCCGAGATCCAGCCGGAACCCAACAATCCCGGCAAGGTGGTGAACGTTGACGAATACGCGTTGGCATCGCGGCTATCGTACTTCCTGTGGAGCTCGCTTCCAGACTACGAGTTGACCAAGCTGGCCAGCGAAGGAAAGCTACGCGAGAACCTGCACGCCCAGGTCGATCGCATGCTCGACAATCCCAAGTCCCAGCGATTCATCCAGCGTTTCGTCGGTCAGTGGCTGCAAGCCCAAGACGTTGAAGGGCTGAGCATCGATCCCCGCCGGGCACTCGAACTTCGTGACCTGGGTGATGCCCAACGGATCTTCAGCCGGACCGTTCGCCAGTCGATGCGGCAAGAGACCGAGATGCTGTTCGAGTACATCCTGAAGGAAAACCGCTCGGCAGGCGAACTGCTGACCGCGAACTACACCTTCCTCAACGAGCCGCTGGCTAAGTTCTACGGTTTGGAAGATATCAAAGACCTCGACAAGAACCGCCTGAAGAAGGTCGACCTGCCGGAGGATAGCAAACGAGGTGGGATCCTCACCCAGGGAACATTCCTGGTAGTGACGTCGAACCCCACGCGTACATCGCCGGTCAAACGCGGCCTGTTCATCCTCGACAACATCCTGGGTTCGCCCCCTCCACCGGCACCGCCAAATGTGCCTGCATTGGAAGCCGTTCGCCAGCGTGGCCAGAAGCTGACGATGCGTGAGCAGATGCAACTGCACGCCAGCGAAGGTCTGTGCAAGTCGTGCCATGCCCGCATGGACCCCCTGGGGCTCTCGCTGGAGAAGTTCACCTACATCGGCCAGTTCCAGGAAGAGGACGACGGCCAGCCAATCGAGACCGCCGGCAAACTGATCACCGGCGAAGAGTTCGCCAGTGTGAAAGAGCTTTCCCAGGTACTGGCCAACGAACGAAAGATCGATTTTTATCGCTGTTTGACTGAAAAGCTGCTCACCTACGCCTTGGGGCGGGGTTTAGAGTACTACGACACTCCCTCCATCGACATCATCGTGGACGAAATGCTTGCCAACGATGGGAAGCTGCGTGACACGATTCACACCCTTATTGATAGCGCCCCGTTCCAGAAGCGTCGTGGCGACGGCGACTTGTTGTCGTCTGCCAACTGA